CATAGCGTCGACGATGCACGCCGCCGCTGCGCGACTGCTGGACGGGCTCGCTAGCCGAGCGCCTGCGCGACGCGACGCACCTCGGCCTTGCGGCCCGCGCGCAGCGCCTCGATGGGGCTCGTGCCGAGCGACGGCTCGGACTCGAGCAGCCATGCGACGGCCTCGTCGTCGTCGAAGCCGAGGTCGCCGAGCAGCATGACCGTGCCCTTCAGCTCGCCCATGGGCGCGTCGTCGACGAGGAAGACCTCGGGCACGACGAGCACGCCGTCGCGGCGCGTCGCCGGGAGGGCGCGCTCCTCGACGAGGCGGCGGATGCGAGAGGGGCCGAGCCCCATGCGGTCGACGAGGTCGGGGATCGTGAGCCAGGCGGTGTCCACGCCTCCAGTCTGCCGTGTCGCCGACGTGCCCGCACGACGCAGCGCCGAGCAGCCGCCCGTGGTCGCGACGAGAGTCTCCCGTGTCACCCGCGTGCCCGCACGACGCAGCGCCCCGCAGCCTCTACGATCCTGACGTGCCTGCGACCCATGACGACCCCCTCTCCGGGCGTCTCGTCGACGGCAGGTACCAGGTGGGCGATCGCATCGCCCGCGGCGGCATGGCCACCGTGTACGTCGCGACCGACCTGCGACTCGACCGGCGGATCGCGCTCAAGGTCATGCATCCGCACCTCGCCGACGACGACCAGTTCCGCGAGCGCTTCAT
The sequence above is a segment of the Agrococcus jejuensis genome. Coding sequences within it:
- a CDS encoding Rv2175c family DNA-binding protein translates to MDTAWLTIPDLVDRMGLGPSRIRRLVEERALPATRRDGVLVVPEVFLVDDAPMGELKGTVMLLGDLGFDDDEAVAWLLESEPSLGTSPIEALRAGRKAEVRRVAQALG